One Streptomyces sp. NBC_00102 DNA segment encodes these proteins:
- the acs gene encoding acetate--CoA ligase — MSNESLANLLREERRFEPPAELAANANVTAEAYEQAAADRLGFWAEQARRLTWATEPTETLDWSNPPFAKWFADGTLNVAYNCVDRHVEAGNGDRVAIHFEGEPGDSRAITYAELKDEVSRAANALTELGVGKGDRVAVYLPMIPEAAITMLACARIGAAHSVVFGGFSADAIAARIQDADAKVVVTADGGYRRGKPSALKPAVDDAVSRIESVEHVVVVRRTGQDTAWTEGRDVWWDEITGRQSAEHTPEAFEAEQPLFILYTSGTTGKPKGILHTSGGYLTQAAYTHHAVFDLKPETDVYWCTADIGWVTGHSYIVYGPLANGATQVMYEGTPDTPHQGRFWEIVQKYGVSILYTAPTAIRTFMKWGDDIPAKFDLSSLRVLGSVGEPINPEAWVWYRKHIGADKCPVVDTWWQTETGAMMISPLPGVTATKPGSAQRALPGISATVVDDEAREVPDGGGGYLVLTEPWPSMLRTIWGDDQRFIDTYWSRFEGKYFAGDGAKKDDDGDIWLLGRVDDVMLVSGHNISTTEVESALVSHPAVAEAAVVGAADETTGQAIVAFVILRGTATSSDELLAELRNHVGATLGPIAKPKRVLPVAELPKTRSGKIMRRLLRDKAENRELGDVTTLTDPSVMSLIQAEFPKTSSED, encoded by the coding sequence GTGAGCAACGAAAGCCTGGCCAACCTGCTGCGGGAAGAACGCCGGTTCGAGCCGCCGGCCGAGCTGGCCGCGAACGCCAATGTCACGGCGGAGGCGTACGAACAGGCAGCCGCGGACCGGCTGGGCTTCTGGGCCGAGCAGGCCCGCCGCCTCACCTGGGCCACCGAGCCGACCGAGACGCTCGACTGGAGCAACCCGCCGTTCGCCAAGTGGTTCGCGGACGGCACGCTCAACGTCGCGTACAACTGCGTGGACCGCCATGTGGAGGCGGGCAACGGCGACCGCGTCGCCATCCACTTCGAGGGCGAGCCGGGCGACAGCCGGGCGATCACCTACGCGGAACTGAAGGACGAGGTCTCCCGGGCGGCCAACGCGCTGACCGAGCTGGGCGTCGGCAAGGGCGACCGGGTCGCCGTGTACCTCCCGATGATCCCCGAGGCCGCCATCACGATGCTGGCCTGCGCCCGCATCGGCGCCGCGCACTCGGTGGTCTTCGGCGGCTTCTCCGCGGACGCCATCGCGGCCCGTATCCAGGACGCCGACGCCAAGGTCGTCGTCACCGCGGACGGCGGGTACCGCCGCGGCAAGCCGTCGGCGCTGAAGCCCGCCGTGGACGACGCCGTGTCCCGTATCGAGAGCGTCGAGCACGTCGTGGTCGTGCGCCGCACAGGTCAGGACACCGCGTGGACCGAGGGCCGCGACGTCTGGTGGGACGAGATCACCGGCCGTCAGTCCGCCGAGCACACCCCCGAGGCGTTCGAGGCGGAGCAGCCGCTCTTCATCCTGTACACCTCCGGGACGACGGGGAAGCCGAAGGGCATCCTGCACACCTCCGGCGGCTACCTCACCCAGGCGGCCTACACCCACCACGCCGTCTTCGACCTCAAGCCCGAAACCGACGTCTACTGGTGCACGGCCGACATCGGCTGGGTCACCGGCCACTCGTACATCGTCTACGGGCCGCTCGCCAACGGCGCGACCCAGGTCATGTACGAGGGCACCCCGGACACCCCGCACCAGGGCCGGTTCTGGGAGATCGTGCAGAAGTACGGCGTCTCGATCCTCTACACCGCGCCGACCGCGATCCGGACGTTCATGAAGTGGGGGGACGACATCCCCGCCAAGTTCGACCTGAGCAGCCTGCGCGTCCTCGGCTCGGTCGGCGAGCCGATCAACCCCGAGGCGTGGGTCTGGTACCGCAAGCACATCGGTGCCGACAAGTGCCCCGTCGTGGACACCTGGTGGCAGACCGAGACCGGCGCGATGATGATCTCGCCGCTGCCCGGCGTCACCGCGACGAAGCCCGGCTCCGCCCAGCGCGCCCTGCCCGGCATCTCGGCCACGGTCGTCGACGACGAGGCCCGCGAGGTTCCGGACGGCGGGGGCGGCTACCTCGTCCTCACCGAGCCGTGGCCGTCGATGCTCCGCACCATCTGGGGCGACGACCAGCGCTTCATCGACACCTACTGGTCCCGGTTCGAGGGCAAGTACTTCGCCGGCGACGGTGCCAAGAAGGACGACGACGGCGACATCTGGCTCCTCGGCCGGGTCGACGACGTCATGCTCGTCTCCGGTCACAACATCTCGACCACCGAGGTCGAGTCCGCTCTCGTGTCGCACCCGGCGGTCGCCGAGGCGGCGGTGGTCGGTGCGGCCGACGAGACGACCGGTCAGGCGATCGTCGCCTTCGTCATCCTGCGCGGGACGGCGACCTCCTCCGACGAGCTGCTGGCCGAGCTGCGCAACCACGTCGGCGCCACGCTCGGTCCGATCGCCAAGCCGAAGCGGGTGCTGCCGGTGGCGGAGCTGCCCAAGACCCGCTCGGGCAAGATCATGCGCCGCCTGCTGCGCGACAAGGCCGAGAACCGTGAGCTGGGCGACGTGACCACCCTGACCGATCCGTCCGTCATGTCGCTCATCCAGGCCGAGTTCCCCAAGACCTCCTCCGAGGACTGA
- a CDS encoding alpha/beta fold hydrolase — MTVPENSASGTTGSARQASEPSGSAPDAARSASDGGQAARGGPAFVAPVGGGRPSASGGPVRLDGPWTHRDVAANGARFHIAEMGSGPLVLLLHGFPQFWWTWRHQLPALAEAGFRAVAMDLRGVGGSDRTPRGYDPANLALDVTGVIRSLGEPDAALVGHDMGGYLAWTAAVMRPKLVRRLVVSSMPHPRRWRSSMLSDPAQTRAGSYVWGFQRPWVPERQLVADEGALVGRLIEEWAGPNDISFPDGPTLDVYRRAMCIPSTAHCSVEPYRWMVRSLARPDGVQFYRRMKRPVRVPTLHLHGSLDPAMRTRSSAGSGEYVEAPYRWRLFDGLGHFPHEEDPAAFSAELINWLKDPEPDR; from the coding sequence ATGACGGTCCCCGAAAACAGCGCATCCGGTACGACAGGCTCCGCGCGTCAGGCGTCGGAGCCGTCCGGGTCCGCCCCGGACGCCGCACGGTCCGCCTCCGACGGCGGACAGGCGGCGCGGGGCGGTCCGGCCTTCGTCGCCCCGGTGGGTGGCGGCCGCCCGTCGGCGTCCGGCGGTCCGGTACGCCTGGACGGCCCCTGGACACACCGTGACGTGGCTGCCAACGGGGCGCGGTTCCACATCGCGGAGATGGGCTCCGGCCCTCTCGTACTCCTGCTGCACGGCTTCCCGCAGTTCTGGTGGACCTGGCGCCACCAGCTGCCCGCGCTCGCCGAGGCGGGCTTCCGCGCCGTCGCGATGGACCTGCGCGGCGTCGGGGGCAGCGACCGTACGCCCAGGGGCTACGACCCCGCCAACCTGGCGCTCGACGTCACCGGCGTGATCCGGTCACTGGGCGAGCCGGACGCCGCCCTGGTCGGCCACGACATGGGCGGCTACCTCGCGTGGACGGCGGCCGTGATGCGGCCGAAGCTGGTGCGGCGCCTCGTGGTGTCCTCGATGCCGCACCCGCGGCGCTGGCGCTCCTCCATGCTCTCCGACCCCGCCCAGACCAGGGCCGGTTCGTACGTCTGGGGATTCCAACGGCCCTGGGTGCCGGAGCGTCAGCTCGTCGCGGACGAGGGAGCGCTGGTGGGCCGGCTGATCGAGGAGTGGGCCGGTCCGAACGACATCTCCTTCCCGGACGGTCCGACGCTGGACGTCTACCGCCGGGCGATGTGCATCCCCTCGACGGCGCACTGCTCGGTGGAGCCGTACCGGTGGATGGTGCGGTCGCTGGCCCGGCCTGACGGCGTGCAGTTCTACCGGCGCATGAAGCGGCCGGTCCGGGTACCCACCCTGCACCTGCACGGTTCACTCGATCCAGCGATGCGGACCCGGAGTTCGGCGGGATCCGGCGAGTACGTCGAGGCGCCCTACCGGTGGCGACTTTTCGACGGTCTCGGACACTTCCCGCACGAGGAGGATCCGGCCGCCTTCTCGGCCGAACTCATCAACTGGCTCAAGGATCCCGAGCCCGATCGCTGA
- a CDS encoding phage holin family protein — MSDPGNFVGSADRSLGQLVASATAEMSALVHDEIALAKAEVRQDVKRGVMGSAAGIIAGVLLLFAIPTLSFAAAYGIHNLGLGLAWSFLIVGGAFILLGVLLALFAVAKFKKVKPPEKSIASAKQTAAVLQGVKPHPRPVVAAGPSRTAIGGSSLADKAVEKSAVQDKSSSVARSSA, encoded by the coding sequence ATGAGCGACCCCGGCAATTTCGTGGGCAGCGCGGACCGCAGTCTGGGACAGCTGGTCGCCTCGGCGACGGCCGAGATGTCCGCACTGGTGCACGACGAAATCGCCCTGGCCAAGGCCGAGGTACGCCAGGACGTCAAGCGCGGCGTCATGGGCAGTGCCGCCGGCATCATCGCGGGCGTCCTGCTCCTGTTCGCGATTCCGACGCTGAGCTTCGCGGCGGCATACGGCATCCACAACCTGGGACTGGGCCTTGCCTGGTCGTTCCTGATCGTCGGCGGCGCCTTCATCCTGTTGGGCGTACTGCTGGCACTGTTCGCCGTCGCCAAGTTCAAGAAGGTCAAGCCGCCGGAGAAGTCGATCGCGTCCGCCAAGCAGACAGCGGCCGTCCTCCAGGGCGTCAAGCCGCACCCCCGCCCGGTCGTGGCGGCCGGCCCGTCCCGTACGGCGATCGGCGGCTCTTCCCTCGCGGACAAGGCCGTCGAGAAGAGCGCGGTCCAGGACAAGTCGTCCTCTGTGGCACGCTCTTCGGCATGA
- a CDS encoding MarP family serine protease, producing MNVLDILLLVGAVWFAVIGYRQGFVVGILSVIGFLGGGLAAVYLLPVLWDRVTANSEVSSTAAVVAVVIVIVCASVGQALTTHLGNKLRVHITWSPARAVDATGGALVNVCAMLLVAWLIGSALAGTSLPTLGKQVRNSSVLLGVSRVMPEQTSTWFTDFSSVLAQNGFPQVFSPFAHEPITEVEPPDPALTGSPVVARAKKSVVKVVGMAPSCGKVLEGTGFVFADGRVMTNAHVVGGVDEPTVQVGGEGRVYDAKVVVYDWQRDIAVLDVPELRTTPLSFSGPDAKTGDSAIVAGFPENGDYDVRSARVRGRIEASGLDIYHRGTVHRDVYSLYALVRQGNSGGPLLTPDGQVYGVVFAKSRDDADTGYVLTADEIRPDIDAGRTAFQQVDTQGCAL from the coding sequence GTGAACGTGCTGGACATCCTGTTGCTCGTCGGTGCCGTGTGGTTCGCGGTCATCGGCTACCGCCAGGGTTTCGTCGTCGGCATCCTGTCCGTGATCGGCTTCCTGGGGGGAGGCCTGGCCGCGGTCTACCTGCTGCCGGTCCTCTGGGACCGGGTCACGGCCAACTCCGAGGTCTCCTCCACGGCGGCCGTGGTCGCCGTGGTGATCGTGATCGTGTGCGCGTCGGTCGGTCAGGCGCTCACCACCCACCTCGGCAACAAGCTCCGCGTGCACATCACCTGGTCACCCGCGCGCGCCGTGGACGCCACCGGCGGCGCGCTGGTCAACGTGTGCGCGATGCTGCTGGTCGCCTGGCTGATCGGCTCCGCACTGGCCGGCACCTCCCTTCCCACCCTGGGCAAGCAGGTCCGCAACTCCTCCGTCCTGCTCGGGGTCTCCCGCGTGATGCCCGAGCAGACGTCGACCTGGTTCACCGACTTCTCGTCCGTCCTCGCCCAGAACGGCTTCCCGCAGGTCTTCAGCCCGTTCGCCCACGAGCCGATCACCGAAGTCGAGCCGCCCGACCCGGCGCTGACGGGCAGTCCGGTGGTGGCCCGCGCGAAGAAGTCCGTCGTCAAGGTCGTGGGCATGGCCCCGAGTTGCGGGAAGGTCCTCGAAGGCACCGGCTTCGTCTTCGCGGACGGGCGCGTCATGACCAACGCCCACGTCGTCGGCGGCGTCGACGAACCCACCGTCCAGGTCGGCGGCGAGGGACGGGTGTACGACGCGAAGGTCGTCGTCTACGACTGGCAGCGCGACATCGCCGTGCTCGACGTTCCGGAACTCCGAACCACGCCTCTGAGCTTCAGCGGCCCGGACGCCAAGACCGGCGACAGCGCCATCGTGGCCGGCTTCCCGGAGAACGGCGACTACGACGTCCGCAGCGCCCGGGTCCGGGGCCGCATCGAGGCCAGCGGCCTCGACATCTACCACCGGGGCACCGTCCACCGCGACGTGTACTCGCTCTACGCGCTCGTACGGCAGGGCAACTCCGGCGGCCCCCTGCTCACTCCGGACGGCCAGGTGTACGGAGTGGTGTTCGCCAAGTCCCGCGACGACGCCGACACCGGGTACGTACTGACCGCCGACGAGATCCGCCCGGACATCGACGCCGGCCGTACGGCCTTCCAGCAGGTCGACACCCAGGGCTGCGCCCTGTAG
- a CDS encoding oxidoreductase — MSTTASDPLAALAALPGVPDSVDSVRKAVDRVYGHRVMRRRSNEVTSEAALRGARGSAALSGADWNLEEVRRRTDFSGDLEARTVGAALRLTAEAGQLLSIWRQSPLRVLARLHLVAAGGATPDDAVGRPRLAGEPVDEPLMEAPLPDADEVAGRLEGLSRLIIDGSSAPALVTSAIVHGELLALRPFGSHNGLVARSAERIVLIGSGLDPKSICPAEVGHAEQGRAAYVAAFEGYVSGTPEGMAAWIAHCGRAVELGVRESTAVCEALQRGAA, encoded by the coding sequence ATGAGTACGACTGCCTCGGACCCGCTCGCCGCTCTCGCCGCCCTGCCGGGGGTCCCCGACTCCGTGGACTCGGTCCGCAAGGCCGTGGACCGGGTCTACGGCCACCGCGTGATGCGCCGCCGCAGCAATGAGGTGACCTCGGAGGCCGCGCTGCGCGGGGCGCGTGGTTCGGCGGCGCTGTCGGGCGCCGACTGGAACCTCGAGGAGGTGCGCCGCCGAACCGACTTCAGTGGCGACCTCGAGGCTCGGACGGTCGGCGCGGCGCTGCGCCTCACCGCCGAAGCCGGTCAACTCCTCTCCATCTGGCGGCAGTCACCCCTGCGGGTACTGGCCAGGCTCCACCTGGTGGCGGCCGGAGGGGCGACCCCCGACGACGCGGTGGGGCGACCCCGGCTGGCCGGGGAACCGGTGGACGAACCCCTGATGGAGGCGCCTCTGCCGGACGCCGACGAGGTGGCCGGGCGACTCGAAGGGCTGTCGCGGCTCATCATCGACGGGAGCTCGGCGCCGGCGCTGGTGACGTCCGCCATCGTGCACGGCGAACTCCTCGCGCTTCGTCCCTTCGGTTCGCACAACGGGCTGGTGGCCCGGAGTGCCGAGCGCATCGTGCTGATCGGCAGCGGTCTGGACCCGAAGTCCATCTGCCCGGCCGAGGTCGGTCACGCGGAGCAGGGGCGCGCCGCGTACGTGGCGGCGTTCGAGGGGTACGTGTCGGGCACGCCCGAGGGGATGGCGGCCTGGATCGCGCACTGCGGGCGTGCGGTGGAACTGGGTGTCAGGGAGTCGACCGCGGTCTGCGAGGCACTGCAGCGCGGAGCCGCCTGA
- the nhaA gene encoding Na+/H+ antiporter NhaA produces the protein MLGRLSLPERTYLADALRTETVGGVVLLVAAIAALVWANVTGSSYTAVSDFHFGPGALGLDLSVEHWAADGLLAVFFFVAGAELKRELVAGELRDPRTAALPVVAALCGMAVPALVYVLTNALAGGTLGGWAVPVATDIAFALAVLAVLGTSLPGALRAFLLTLAVVDDLFAILIIAVFFTESVDFLALGGALVGLALFWALLRFEVRGWWVYLPLALVIWGLMYNSGVHATIAGVAMGLMLRCTPREGEERSPGEHIEHLVRPLSAGVAVPLFALFAAGVSLRGNALAEVFTRPETVGVVLGLVVGKTIGIYGGSRLATRFTRAELNPDLAWADVFAVASLAGIGFTVSLLIGELAFAGDEETINEVKASVLLGSLIAAVISGVLLKLRVRVHRALYEAEERDEDASGVPDIYEQDDPGYHLRMAALHERKAAEHRRLAERAGAARNKPDSPA, from the coding sequence CTGCTGGGCCGCCTGTCACTGCCCGAGCGGACCTACCTCGCGGACGCGTTGCGCACGGAGACGGTCGGCGGAGTCGTGCTGCTGGTGGCGGCCATCGCGGCACTCGTCTGGGCCAACGTCACCGGCTCCTCCTACACGGCCGTCAGCGACTTCCACTTCGGGCCGGGGGCTCTCGGCCTCGACCTCTCCGTGGAGCACTGGGCCGCGGACGGGCTGCTCGCCGTCTTCTTCTTCGTCGCGGGAGCGGAACTCAAGCGGGAACTGGTCGCGGGTGAGCTCCGCGACCCCAGGACGGCCGCCCTGCCCGTCGTCGCCGCCCTGTGCGGCATGGCGGTGCCCGCGCTCGTCTACGTACTCACCAACGCCCTCGCCGGGGGCACCCTGGGCGGCTGGGCCGTACCGGTCGCGACCGACATCGCCTTCGCGCTCGCGGTCCTCGCCGTCCTCGGCACCTCCCTGCCGGGGGCGCTGCGCGCGTTCCTGCTGACGCTGGCCGTCGTGGACGACCTCTTCGCGATCCTGATCATCGCGGTGTTCTTCACCGAATCGGTCGACTTCCTGGCCCTGGGCGGCGCCCTGGTCGGGCTGGCGCTCTTCTGGGCCCTGCTCCGCTTCGAGGTACGCGGCTGGTGGGTGTACCTGCCGCTGGCGCTCGTCATCTGGGGCCTGATGTACAACAGCGGCGTCCACGCCACCATCGCGGGCGTCGCCATGGGGCTGATGCTGCGCTGCACCCCGCGCGAGGGTGAGGAGCGGTCCCCCGGCGAGCACATCGAACATCTGGTGCGCCCCCTCTCCGCCGGGGTCGCGGTCCCGCTGTTCGCCCTCTTCGCCGCCGGGGTCAGCCTGCGCGGCAACGCCCTCGCCGAGGTCTTCACCCGGCCGGAGACGGTCGGGGTGGTCCTCGGCCTGGTCGTCGGAAAGACCATCGGCATCTACGGCGGATCCCGGCTCGCCACCCGGTTCACCCGGGCCGAGCTCAACCCCGACCTGGCCTGGGCGGACGTCTTCGCGGTCGCCTCTCTCGCCGGCATCGGATTCACCGTCTCGCTGCTCATCGGCGAGCTCGCCTTCGCCGGCGACGAGGAAACCATCAACGAGGTCAAGGCGTCCGTTCTGCTCGGTTCGCTCATCGCCGCCGTAATCTCCGGTGTACTGCTCAAACTCCGGGTACGCGTCCACCGGGCGCTGTACGAGGCTGAGGAGCGGGACGAGGACGCGTCGGGGGTGCCCGACATCTACGAGCAGGACGATCCCGGGTACCACCTGCGGATGGCCGCCCTCCACGAACGGAAGGCGGCCGAACACCGCCGTCTCGCCGAACGGGCGGGGGCAGCGCGCAACAAGCCGGACAGTCCGGCATGA
- a CDS encoding ATP-binding protein, translating to MKIAFVGKGGSGKTTLSSLFIRHLAANEAHVIAVDADINQHLGAALGLDEREAAALPSMGAEMPLIKEYLRGSNPRIASAETMIKTTPPGEGSRLLRVREDNPVYDACARTVRLDDGDIRLMATGTFAEADLGVACYHSKVGAVELCLNHMVDGPDEYVVVDMTAGSDSFASGMFTRFDMTFLIAEPTRKGVSVYRQYKEYARDFGVTLRVVGNKVQGPDDLDFLRSEVGEDLLVGVGHSDWVRAMEKGRPDRFELLEADNRMALQALQDAAEDSYELRDRERYTRQMVHFHLKNAESWGNDKTGADLAAQVDPAFILDDRLVTGVAAPV from the coding sequence ATGAAGATCGCTTTCGTAGGGAAGGGCGGCAGCGGCAAGACCACGCTGTCCTCTCTCTTCATCCGCCACCTCGCCGCCAACGAAGCCCATGTCATCGCCGTGGACGCCGACATCAACCAGCACCTGGGAGCCGCACTCGGCCTCGACGAGCGGGAGGCGGCCGCGCTTCCCTCGATGGGTGCCGAGATGCCACTGATCAAGGAGTACTTGCGGGGAAGCAACCCGCGCATCGCCTCCGCCGAGACGATGATCAAGACGACCCCGCCCGGCGAGGGCTCGCGCCTGCTGCGCGTCCGCGAGGACAACCCCGTCTACGACGCCTGCGCGCGTACCGTCCGGCTCGACGACGGCGACATCCGGCTGATGGCCACGGGCACGTTCGCCGAGGCGGATCTCGGGGTGGCCTGCTACCACTCCAAGGTGGGCGCGGTGGAGCTCTGCCTCAACCACATGGTCGACGGCCCGGACGAGTACGTCGTGGTCGACATGACCGCCGGATCCGACTCATTCGCCTCGGGGATGTTCACCCGGTTCGACATGACGTTCCTGATCGCCGAGCCGACCCGCAAGGGCGTATCGGTCTACCGCCAGTACAAGGAGTACGCGCGGGACTTCGGCGTGACGCTCCGGGTGGTCGGCAACAAGGTGCAGGGCCCGGATGACCTGGACTTCCTGCGCTCCGAGGTCGGCGAGGACCTGCTCGTCGGGGTCGGCCACTCCGACTGGGTACGGGCGATGGAGAAGGGCCGGCCGGACCGCTTCGAGCTGCTGGAGGCCGACAACAGGATGGCGCTCCAGGCCCTCCAGGACGCGGCCGAGGACTCGTACGAGCTGCGCGACCGGGAGCGGTACACGCGCCAGATGGTGCACTTCCACCTGAAGAACGCGGAGAGCTGGGGCAACGACAAGACGGGCGCCGATCTGGCCGCCCAGGTCGACCCCGCGTTCATCCTCGACGACCGCCTGGTGACGGGCGTGGCCGCTCCCGTGTGA
- a CDS encoding bifunctional SulP family inorganic anion transporter/carbonic anhydrase: MPACVPTRNDRNHHDSPLPRTAGEKRPHSPPPRGGRRFRVTAGDLSASITVFLIAVPMSLGLAVAMDAPLEAGLISAALGGIVAGMIGGTPLQVSGPSAGLTVVTAELIQVYGWRTTCAITVGAGLLQILLGSLKAARGALAVSPAIVHGTLAGIGVAIALAQLHIVLGGSPQSSAMDNALALPEQLARISPAAPLIGGLTIALLVLWPRIPGAAGRALRRIPAALASVAAATAVAAVAAPHISRVDLPSWSSHALPEMPRGPVLALATAMFTVMLVGSLESLLAAVAVDKLASDRTAEHTQRQPDMPPPRVARSDLDRELRGQGITNLLAGVLGGLPISGGAVRSSANVRAGATGRAATVLHGVWVLLAAGCLVSVLEWIPLAALAALVMVVGIQMVNYAHIRNVHRHREFLVYGATITGVIVFGVLAGVAIGIAAAVGMALHRLARTRVSVTEGDGDGGRFLVTVRGQLTFLAVPRLSRVLNQLPQGIDAIVELDGFFMDHAAYEAIQDWRTTQVAHGGSIVFTGRSGGRIGEPASAAHSCCRPWTPWRNHHCHDRPHQPTTAAERPGARAGRSGGSPDPHSAGASGHDAAPGGTRGRGSAHTLLSGISSFQLNTAPLVREELARLAAEGQRPSQLFLTCADSRLVTSMITSSGPGDLFTVRNVGNLVPPSGADGDGGGDDSVAAAIEYAVDVLQVESITVCGHSGCGAMQALLNAEPGTPRTTPLWRWLRHGLPSLERMSSRDHSWARISGRMPADAVEQLCLTNVVQQLDHLRAHESVARRLADGTLQLHGMYFHVGEAQAYLLTEGVSSGSGPDEVFERVAPGIDIGPEKPDRVAALPEDGPAAALPEDGSGREEARHSLV; the protein is encoded by the coding sequence ATGCCCGCCTGCGTACCCACCCGAAATGACCGAAACCACCACGACTCCCCTCTCCCCCGTACCGCCGGGGAGAAGAGGCCGCACAGCCCGCCGCCGCGCGGAGGCCGCCGTTTCCGCGTCACCGCGGGCGACCTCTCCGCCTCGATCACGGTCTTCCTCATCGCCGTCCCCATGTCGCTCGGCCTCGCCGTCGCCATGGACGCACCGCTGGAAGCCGGCCTCATCTCCGCGGCACTCGGCGGCATCGTCGCCGGAATGATCGGCGGTACCCCACTCCAGGTCAGCGGGCCGTCCGCCGGACTGACCGTCGTGACAGCCGAGTTGATCCAGGTCTACGGCTGGCGCACGACCTGCGCCATCACCGTCGGAGCCGGTCTGCTCCAGATCCTGCTGGGTTCCCTGAAAGCGGCGCGTGGCGCCCTGGCGGTCAGCCCCGCGATCGTCCACGGCACTCTCGCCGGCATCGGAGTGGCCATCGCGCTCGCCCAGTTGCACATCGTCCTCGGCGGTTCCCCACAGAGCTCCGCGATGGACAACGCCCTCGCGCTGCCCGAGCAGTTGGCCCGGATCAGTCCGGCCGCCCCGCTGATCGGAGGCCTGACCATCGCCCTGCTGGTGCTGTGGCCGCGGATCCCCGGTGCCGCCGGCCGGGCACTCCGCAGGATTCCGGCCGCGCTCGCGTCGGTCGCCGCGGCCACGGCGGTGGCGGCCGTCGCCGCGCCCCACATCAGCCGGGTGGACCTGCCCTCGTGGAGCTCGCACGCCCTGCCCGAGATGCCCCGGGGCCCGGTACTCGCCCTCGCCACCGCCATGTTCACCGTGATGCTGGTCGGCAGCCTCGAATCGCTCCTGGCGGCCGTGGCGGTGGACAAGCTGGCCTCCGACCGCACGGCCGAACACACCCAGCGACAGCCCGACATGCCCCCGCCGCGCGTCGCCCGCTCCGACCTGGACCGCGAGTTGCGGGGCCAGGGCATCACCAACCTTCTGGCCGGAGTGCTCGGCGGCCTCCCGATCTCCGGTGGTGCGGTGCGCAGTTCGGCGAACGTCCGCGCCGGAGCCACCGGCCGCGCGGCGACCGTACTGCACGGTGTCTGGGTGCTGCTCGCGGCCGGATGCCTGGTCTCGGTACTCGAATGGATTCCGCTGGCCGCACTGGCCGCCCTCGTCATGGTGGTCGGCATCCAGATGGTGAACTACGCCCACATCAGGAACGTCCACCGGCACCGCGAATTCCTCGTCTACGGCGCGACGATCACCGGTGTGATCGTGTTCGGCGTACTGGCCGGCGTGGCGATCGGCATCGCGGCAGCGGTCGGCATGGCGCTGCACCGGCTCGCCCGCACCCGTGTCTCCGTGACGGAAGGCGACGGCGACGGCGGCCGCTTCCTGGTGACCGTGCGCGGCCAGTTGACCTTCCTCGCGGTACCGAGGCTCAGCCGCGTCCTCAACCAACTCCCCCAAGGCATCGACGCGATCGTCGAACTGGACGGCTTTTTCATGGATCACGCGGCCTACGAGGCCATTCAGGACTGGCGCACCACACAGGTCGCCCACGGCGGCAGCATCGTCTTCACCGGCAGGTCGGGAGGGAGGATCGGGGAACCCGCGTCGGCCGCGCACTCCTGCTGTCGTCCGTGGACTCCGTGGCGCAACCACCACTGCCACGACCGCCCGCACCAGCCCACCACCGCGGCGGAGCGCCCCGGTGCGAGGGCGGGACGCTCCGGAGGATCTCCGGATCCGCACTCCGCCGGGGCCTCCGGGCACGACGCGGCGCCCGGAGGCACTCGCGGGCGCGGCAGCGCGCACACGCTGCTGAGCGGTATCAGCTCCTTCCAGCTCAATACGGCCCCGCTGGTCCGCGAGGAGCTCGCACGCCTCGCGGCGGAGGGCCAGCGCCCGTCCCAGCTCTTCCTCACCTGCGCGGACTCCCGGCTCGTCACCAGCATGATCACGTCGAGCGGTCCGGGCGATCTCTTCACGGTGCGCAACGTGGGGAACCTCGTGCCCCCCTCGGGCGCGGACGGTGACGGCGGCGGGGACGACTCCGTGGCCGCGGCGATCGAGTACGCCGTGGACGTCCTGCAGGTCGAATCCATCACCGTCTGCGGGCACTCCGGCTGCGGCGCCATGCAGGCACTCCTCAACGCCGAACCGGGGACGCCGAGGACCACACCCTTGTGGCGGTGGCTGCGGCACGGACTGCCGAGCCTGGAGCGGATGTCGTCCCGCGACCACTCCTGGGCGCGCATCTCCGGCCGGATGCCGGCCGACGCGGTGGAGCAGCTCTGCCTGACCAACGTCGTCCAGCAACTCGACCACCTCCGCGCACACGAGTCGGTTGCGCGCCGGCTGGCGGACGGGACCCTTCAGCTGCACGGCATGTACTTCCACGTCGGAGAGGCGCAGGCCTACCTGCTGACGGAGGGCGTCAGTTCAGGCTCGGGCCCGGACGAGGTCTTCGAGCGGGTCGCGCCGGGCATCGACATCGGTCCGGAGAAGCCGGACCGGGTGGCGGCGCTTCCCGAGGACGGTCCGGCGGCGGCGCTCCCGGAGGACGGTTCCGGCCGGGAGGAGGCCAGACACAGCCTCGTCTGA